The Lysobacter gummosus genome includes a region encoding these proteins:
- the hemH gene encoding ferrochelatase, translating to MRMPASASNDASPTRSAADTAVVLVNLGTPDAPNTSAVRRFLSEFLHDHRVVDMSRWLWCPLLHFAILPLRSSKVAHKYASVWLPEGSPLAVHTRRLAEAVQRELPQHRVLHAMRYGKPSWKQLLQQLRSEGVKRVVALPLYPQYSTSTTASVGDVLEQAQGLRTRMIGDYHLDPEWIAAVADSIHRHRASHGAGEHLLFSFHGLPQRFAAAGDPYPRQCEASARAIAQALDLPDEAWTLSYQSRFGRERWLEPATADTLIALAARGVRKVDVVAPGFAVDCLETLEEVALMLAEDFAARGGQLRYVPCLNDSPAHAAALAGVVLRELADWQ from the coding sequence ATGCGCATGCCCGCCTCCGCCAGCAACGACGCTTCCCCGACCCGCTCCGCCGCCGACACCGCGGTGGTGCTGGTCAATCTGGGCACGCCGGACGCGCCCAACACCTCGGCCGTGCGGCGTTTCCTCTCCGAATTCCTGCACGACCATCGCGTCGTGGACATGAGCCGCTGGCTGTGGTGCCCGCTGCTGCATTTCGCGATCCTGCCGCTGCGCAGCAGCAAGGTCGCGCACAAATACGCCAGCGTGTGGCTGCCGGAAGGCTCGCCGCTGGCCGTGCACACCCGGCGTCTGGCCGAAGCGGTGCAGCGCGAACTGCCGCAGCATCGCGTGCTGCATGCGATGCGCTACGGCAAGCCGTCGTGGAAGCAATTGCTGCAGCAACTGCGCAGCGAGGGCGTGAAGCGGGTCGTGGCCTTGCCGCTGTATCCGCAGTATTCGACCTCCACCACCGCCTCGGTCGGCGACGTGCTGGAGCAGGCGCAGGGGCTGCGCACGCGGATGATCGGCGATTACCACCTGGACCCGGAATGGATCGCCGCGGTCGCCGATTCGATCCATCGCCATCGCGCCAGCCACGGCGCCGGCGAGCACCTGTTGTTCTCCTTCCACGGCTTGCCGCAGCGTTTCGCCGCCGCCGGCGACCCGTATCCGCGTCAATGCGAAGCCAGCGCGCGCGCGATCGCGCAGGCACTGGACCTGCCCGACGAGGCGTGGACGCTGAGCTATCAGTCGCGTTTCGGCCGCGAGCGCTGGCTGGAGCCGGCCACCGCCGACACCCTGATCGCGCTGGCCGCGCGCGGCGTGCGCAAGGTCGATGTGGTCGCGCCGGGCTTCGCGGTGGATTGCCTGGAGACGCTGGAGGAAGTCGCGCTGATGCTGGCGGAAGACTTCGCCGCGCGCGGCGGCCAACTGCGTTACGTGCCCTGCCTCAACGATTCGCCCGCGCACGCGGCGGCCCTGGCCGGCGTGGTGCTGCGCGAACTCGCGGACTGGCAATGA
- a CDS encoding alpha/beta fold hydrolase, translating to MAAMQEFVVDTEFGRLAGLRNGRIGAPRLLALHGWLDNAASFVPLAPWFEGFDLVAPDLPGHGASAHLPAAGEYSMTTATRAALAIADALGWDRFHLLGHSLGGATASFVAAATPQRVQRLLLIEALGSLSETEERVGTRLREAFAGMAAVNNKQLRVFADIATAVKVRMAANDLSEPVARLLVERGIAPVRGDDHQGGFVWRSDPRLTLTSAQRMSEGQMRSLIRAIECPTCMIWADPAQSYMPDALRRERATLLAHGELHTLPGTHHLHMERPGAVGELFQNFLTAG from the coding sequence ATGGCCGCGATGCAGGAATTCGTCGTCGACACCGAGTTCGGCCGTCTGGCCGGACTGCGCAACGGCCGTATCGGCGCGCCGCGCCTGCTGGCCTTGCACGGCTGGCTGGACAACGCCGCCAGCTTCGTGCCGCTGGCGCCGTGGTTCGAAGGCTTCGACCTGGTCGCGCCCGACCTGCCCGGCCACGGCGCCAGCGCGCATTTGCCCGCGGCCGGCGAATACAGCATGACCACCGCCACCCGCGCCGCGCTGGCGATCGCCGACGCCCTGGGTTGGGACCGGTTCCATCTGCTCGGCCATTCGCTCGGCGGCGCGACCGCCAGCTTCGTCGCCGCGGCCACGCCGCAGCGGGTGCAGCGCTTGCTGCTGATCGAAGCCCTGGGTTCGCTGTCGGAAACCGAAGAACGCGTCGGCACCCGTCTGCGCGAGGCCTTCGCCGGCATGGCGGCGGTCAACAACAAGCAACTGCGCGTGTTCGCCGACATCGCCACCGCGGTGAAGGTGCGCATGGCCGCCAACGACCTCAGCGAACCGGTGGCGCGGTTGCTGGTGGAGCGCGGAATCGCGCCGGTGCGCGGCGACGACCATCAGGGCGGTTTCGTCTGGCGCAGCGATCCGCGCCTGACCCTGACCTCGGCGCAGCGCATGAGCGAAGGCCAGATGCGCTCGTTGATCCGCGCTATCGAATGCCCGACCTGCATGATCTGGGCCGACCCGGCGCAGAGCTACATGCCCGATGCATTGCGCCGCGAACGCGCGACGCTGCTGGCCCACGGCGAGTTGCATACGCTGCCGGGGACGCATCACCTGCATATGGAACGGCCCGGCGCGGTCGGCGAGTTGTTCCAGAATTTTTTGACGGCGGGGTAA
- a CDS encoding M48 family metallopeptidase: MTSLLRLLTGQLRAAPRTISRETIAITLANGQSVEVLRVRDPRARRIKLSVDERGPRLTLPMRASDIAGQRFVIQHGEWLLAQIASAGTDAPSLQVHVSTSIPLRGHDMPLRWQVARYLRLQLEDDALVVAAPETVNAKALQRALRDFYEGQARADVGRWLPKYLPGLPRAPSRLRYRVMSSQWGSLAPDGALSLDLSLVLAPPAAFEYVLVHELCHLIHADHSRAFWREVEARCPDWRDQREYFRASGRALKAGLRRLIADDK; the protein is encoded by the coding sequence ATGACGAGCCTTCTGCGCTTGCTCACCGGCCAGCTGCGCGCTGCGCCGCGCACGATCTCGCGCGAAACCATCGCGATCACCCTCGCCAACGGCCAGTCCGTCGAAGTGTTGCGCGTGCGCGATCCGCGTGCGCGCCGGATCAAGCTCAGCGTCGATGAGCGCGGCCCGCGCCTGACCCTGCCGATGCGCGCCAGCGACATCGCCGGGCAGCGATTCGTGATCCAGCATGGCGAGTGGCTGCTGGCGCAGATCGCCAGCGCCGGCACCGATGCGCCCAGCCTGCAGGTGCATGTCAGCACCAGCATTCCCCTGCGCGGGCACGACATGCCGCTGCGTTGGCAGGTCGCGCGCTATCTGCGCCTGCAACTGGAAGACGACGCGCTGGTCGTCGCCGCGCCGGAAACGGTGAACGCCAAGGCCCTGCAGCGCGCGCTGCGCGATTTCTACGAAGGCCAGGCCCGCGCCGACGTCGGCCGCTGGCTGCCCAAATACCTGCCGGGCCTGCCGCGCGCGCCGTCGCGTCTGCGTTACCGGGTCATGTCTTCGCAATGGGGTTCGCTCGCGCCCGACGGCGCGCTGTCGCTGGACCTGTCGCTGGTGCTGGCGCCGCCGGCCGCGTTCGAATACGTGCTGGTGCACGAGCTGTGCCACCTGATCCACGCCGACCATTCGCGCGCGTTCTGGCGCGAAGTGGAAGCGCGCTGCCCGGATTGGCGCGATCAGCGCGAGTATTTTCGCGCCTCGGGGCGTGCGCTCAAGGCGGGGCTGCGGCGGTTGATCGCGGACGATAAGTAG
- a CDS encoding recombination-associated protein RdgC, which yields MFFRNLTFFRFPTTHKLDDLDKGLAECALKPVGPLELSSRGFISPFGRDAEDAMMSNRIGDAIWITVGSEDRLLPGSVINDMLAKKLAEIEQKEGRKPGGRTRKRVKDELIVDLMPRAFIKPGRTDAIIDLEHGLVIVDTSSRKTGENVISEIRRAIGSFPALPLNAEIAPRSILTGWVAGEELPDGISLGDECELRDPVDQGAVVKCQRQELESDEIAKHLETGKQVTRLALSLDDHVSFVIGEDLVVRKFKLLDGAVDQLEHSDGDGLRAELDARFALMSGEVKRLFRVLESALKLSKVEA from the coding sequence ATGTTCTTCCGCAACCTGACGTTCTTCCGCTTCCCCACCACCCACAAACTCGACGATCTCGACAAAGGCCTGGCCGAATGCGCGCTCAAGCCGGTCGGCCCGCTGGAGCTGTCTTCGCGCGGTTTCATCTCGCCGTTCGGGCGCGACGCCGAGGACGCAATGATGAGCAACCGCATCGGCGACGCGATCTGGATCACCGTCGGCAGCGAAGACCGCCTGCTGCCCGGATCGGTCATCAACGACATGCTGGCCAAGAAACTGGCCGAGATCGAACAGAAAGAAGGCCGCAAGCCCGGCGGCCGCACGCGCAAGCGGGTCAAGGACGAGCTCATCGTCGATCTGATGCCGCGCGCGTTCATCAAACCCGGCCGTACCGACGCGATCATCGATCTGGAGCACGGGCTGGTGATCGTCGACACCTCCAGCCGCAAGACCGGCGAGAACGTGATCAGCGAAATCCGCCGCGCCATCGGCAGTTTTCCGGCGTTGCCGCTGAACGCGGAAATCGCCCCGCGCTCGATCCTGACCGGCTGGGTCGCCGGCGAGGAATTGCCCGACGGCATCAGCCTGGGCGACGAGTGCGAGCTGCGCGATCCGGTCGATCAGGGCGCGGTGGTCAAGTGCCAGCGTCAGGAACTGGAAAGCGACGAAATCGCCAAGCACCTGGAAACCGGCAAGCAGGTCACGCGCCTGGCGCTGAGCCTGGACGATCACGTGTCGTTCGTGATCGGCGAGGACCTGGTCGTGCGCAAGTTCAAGCTGCTCGACGGCGCGGTGGATCAGCTCGAACACAGCGACGGCGACGGCCTGCGCGCCGAACTCGACGCGCGTTTCGCGCTGATGAGCGGCGAGGTGAAGCGTTTGTTCCGGGTGTTGGAGTCGGCGTTGAAGTTGTCGAAGGTCGAGGCTTGA
- the ttcA gene encoding tRNA 2-thiocytidine(32) synthetase TtcA — protein MSTVLPLAEPVRRSRADTSAASAPDGERLATRLRHQVGRAIADFGMIEEGDKVMVCLSGGKDSYTLLDILLQLQKKAPVKFELVAVNLDQKQPDFPEHVLPGYLQSIGVAYKILEQDTYSVVTRVVPEGKTMCSLCSRLRRGALYTYAAEQGFTKIALGHHRDDLVATFFLNLFFHAKLSGMPPKLLSDDGKHVVIRPLAYVREDDIVDYAAVKQFPIIPCNLCGSQENLQRKQVKRMMDAWERETPGRIETISRALGDIRPSQLSDPKLFDFLGLGKAGAAPTSDAPVWLDDASVETNHAQVG, from the coding sequence ATGAGCACCGTCCTGCCCCTCGCCGAACCCGTCCGCCGCAGTCGCGCCGACACCTCCGCTGCCTCCGCCCCCGACGGCGAGCGCCTGGCGACCCGTCTGCGCCATCAGGTCGGCCGCGCCATCGCCGACTTCGGCATGATCGAAGAAGGCGACAAGGTCATGGTCTGCCTGTCCGGCGGCAAGGACAGTTACACCCTGCTCGACATCCTTCTGCAGTTGCAGAAGAAGGCGCCGGTGAAGTTCGAGCTGGTCGCGGTGAACCTGGACCAGAAGCAGCCGGATTTCCCCGAGCACGTGCTGCCGGGGTATCTGCAATCGATCGGGGTGGCGTACAAGATCCTCGAACAGGACACCTATTCGGTCGTCACGCGGGTGGTGCCGGAAGGCAAGACCATGTGTTCGCTGTGCTCGCGATTGCGGCGTGGGGCGCTCTACACCTACGCGGCGGAGCAGGGGTTCACCAAGATCGCGCTGGGGCATCATCGCGACGATTTGGTCGCGACCTTCTTCCTCAACCTGTTCTTCCACGCCAAGCTCAGCGGCATGCCGCCCAAGCTGCTGTCCGACGACGGCAAGCACGTGGTGATCCGGCCGTTGGCGTACGTGCGCGAAGACGACATCGTCGATTACGCGGCGGTCAAGCAGTTCCCGATCATCCCGTGCAACCTGTGCGGCTCGCAGGAAAACCTGCAGCGCAAGCAGGTCAAGCGCATGATGGATGCGTGGGAGCGCGAGACGCCCGGCCGCATCGAAACGATCTCGCGCGCGCTGGGCGATATCCGGCCGTCGCAATTGAGCGATCCGAAGTTGTTCGATTTTCTCGGATTGGGCAAGGCCGGCGCGGCGCCGACGAGCGATGCGCCGGTATGGCTCGATGACGCATCAGTTGAAACGAACCACGCGCAAGTTGGATAA
- a CDS encoding YdcH family protein, protein MIESDPAAITHQLAHLRLEHRDLDLAIDRLALDANADELTVKRLKKRRLWLKDCIARLESALIPDEPA, encoded by the coding sequence ATGATCGAAAGCGATCCCGCCGCAATAACGCACCAACTGGCCCATCTGCGGTTGGAACATCGCGACCTCGATCTGGCGATCGACCGTCTGGCGCTGGACGCCAACGCGGACGAACTCACGGTCAAACGGTTGAAGAAACGCCGGCTGTGGCTGAAGGACTGCATCGCGCGGCTGGAGAGCGCGCTGATTCCCGACGAACCCGCCTGA
- the plsB gene encoding glycerol-3-phosphate 1-O-acyltransferase PlsB, translating to MAAPPPAAAQARAAGPRPSAHRPWWARLLGQLMAPWVSLTIEPKSPKEHIAEEWHGRPVCYVLEDYGLSNALILERACLESGLPSPLQPLPGDPLGRKRAYVALSRRNAGALAPAGPPSAKTHSGSLARLLDAHRVDPNLDVQLVPVSIFVGRAPDRSSGWFSVLFSENWTLVGRFRRLLAIALNGRHTMVRFSPPVSLRGIVSEGQNEGLEPERTVRKLSRVLRTHFRRIRAAVIGPDLSTRRMLIDRVLAADPVKEAIADQARRDSSDSAEAWKKAHAMAYEIAADYSHPAVRSASFLLTPVWNRIYRGVLVHHLDKLKQDAPGFEVVYVPCHRSHLDYLLLSYLLYTKGIVPPHIAAGANLNLPVVGTILRKGGAFFLRRSIRGSALYSAVFSEYVAQLVAGGYSIEYFIEGGRSRTGRLLPPKGGMLVMTVRGFLRQPTRPVLFQPVYIGYEKLMEGTSYLDELSGKPKEKESIWQLLWGIPKVLRSNFGQVVVNFGESIKLNDLLAEHAPEWDGRPVDEDDKPQWLSDTVDALAEKIQINVNRAADVNPINLLALALLSTPKHAMGEADLLAQIALSKTLLAELPYSDRVTVTPHTPQEIVAHGEEINVLERIAHPLGDVLGVDGEDKAVLLSYFRNNVLHLFTAASWIACCFQHNRRMSLAGVLRLGRSVYPFLQAELFLPWNEDEFSQRLARTVDVFVREGLLERVSEDDGGILARNAGQTDEVFRLRAIGHSLQQAFERYYIAISVLVKNGPGTMSAGELESLCQLAAQRLSLLYAPAAPEFFDKTLFRGFIQKLRELKLVWPDSQGKLAFDQRLDTWAKDAKVILGRELRHTIEKISPEMAVKPAAPESAA from the coding sequence ATGGCCGCGCCGCCGCCCGCCGCCGCGCAAGCGCGCGCCGCCGGCCCGCGCCCGTCCGCGCACCGGCCGTGGTGGGCGCGCCTGCTCGGCCAGCTGATGGCGCCGTGGGTCTCGCTGACCATCGAGCCCAAGAGCCCGAAGGAACACATCGCCGAGGAATGGCACGGCCGCCCGGTCTGCTACGTACTCGAGGACTACGGCCTGTCCAACGCCCTGATCCTGGAGCGCGCCTGCCTGGAAAGCGGCCTGCCCTCGCCGTTGCAGCCGCTGCCGGGCGATCCGCTGGGCCGCAAGCGCGCCTACGTCGCGCTGTCGCGCCGCAACGCCGGCGCGCTGGCGCCGGCCGGGCCGCCGTCGGCCAAGACCCATTCGGGCTCGCTCGCGCGCCTGCTCGACGCGCACCGGGTCGATCCGAACCTGGACGTGCAACTGGTCCCGGTCTCGATCTTCGTCGGCCGCGCGCCGGACCGCAGCAGCGGCTGGTTCTCGGTGCTGTTCTCGGAAAACTGGACCCTGGTCGGCCGCTTCCGCCGGCTGCTGGCGATCGCGCTCAACGGTCGCCACACGATGGTGCGGTTCTCGCCGCCGGTGTCGCTGCGCGGCATCGTCAGCGAAGGCCAGAACGAAGGCCTGGAACCCGAACGCACGGTGCGCAAGCTCTCGCGCGTGCTGCGCACCCACTTCCGCCGCATCCGCGCGGCGGTGATCGGGCCGGACCTTTCGACCCGGCGCATGCTGATCGACCGCGTGCTCGCCGCCGATCCGGTCAAGGAAGCCATCGCCGACCAGGCCCGCCGCGACAGCAGCGACAGCGCCGAGGCCTGGAAGAAGGCCCACGCGATGGCGTACGAAATCGCCGCCGACTATTCGCATCCGGCGGTGCGTTCGGCCAGCTTCCTGCTCACGCCGGTGTGGAACCGCATCTACCGCGGCGTGCTGGTCCATCACCTGGACAAGCTCAAGCAGGACGCGCCCGGTTTCGAAGTGGTCTACGTGCCGTGTCATCGCAGCCATCTGGACTATCTGCTGCTGAGCTATCTGCTCTACACCAAGGGCATCGTGCCGCCGCATATCGCCGCCGGCGCCAACCTCAACTTGCCGGTGGTCGGCACCATACTGCGCAAGGGCGGCGCGTTCTTCCTGCGGCGCAGCATCCGCGGCAGCGCGCTGTATTCGGCGGTGTTCTCCGAGTACGTGGCGCAGCTGGTCGCGGGCGGTTACTCGATCGAATACTTCATCGAAGGCGGACGTTCGCGCACCGGCCGTCTGCTGCCTCCCAAGGGCGGCATGCTGGTGATGACCGTGCGCGGCTTCCTGCGCCAGCCCACGCGCCCGGTGCTGTTCCAGCCGGTCTACATCGGTTACGAAAAACTGATGGAAGGCACCAGCTATCTCGACGAGCTGTCGGGCAAGCCGAAGGAAAAGGAATCGATCTGGCAGTTGCTGTGGGGCATTCCCAAGGTGCTGCGGTCCAACTTCGGCCAGGTGGTGGTGAACTTCGGCGAGTCGATCAAGCTCAACGACCTGCTGGCCGAGCACGCGCCCGAGTGGGACGGCCGCCCGGTCGATGAAGACGACAAGCCGCAGTGGCTGTCGGACACGGTCGATGCGTTGGCGGAAAAGATCCAGATCAACGTCAACCGCGCCGCCGACGTCAACCCGATCAACCTGCTCGCGCTGGCGCTGCTGTCCACGCCCAAGCATGCGATGGGCGAGGCCGACCTGCTCGCGCAGATCGCGCTGTCGAAAACGCTGCTGGCCGAATTGCCTTATTCCGACCGCGTCACCGTCACTCCGCACACGCCGCAGGAAATCGTCGCCCACGGCGAAGAGATCAACGTGCTCGAACGCATCGCCCACCCGCTGGGCGACGTGCTCGGCGTGGACGGCGAAGACAAGGCGGTGTTGCTGAGTTATTTCCGCAACAACGTCCTGCATCTGTTCACCGCCGCCTCGTGGATCGCCTGCTGCTTCCAGCACAACCGGCGCATGAGCCTGGCCGGCGTGCTGCGCCTGGGCCGCAGCGTGTATCCGTTCCTGCAGGCCGAGTTGTTCCTGCCGTGGAACGAGGATGAATTCAGCCAGCGCCTGGCGCGCACGGTCGATGTGTTCGTGCGCGAAGGCCTGCTGGAGCGGGTCAGCGAAGACGACGGCGGCATCCTGGCGCGCAACGCCGGCCAGACCGACGAAGTGTTCCGCCTGCGCGCGATCGGCCATTCGCTGCAGCAGGCCTTCGAGCGTTACTACATCGCCATCAGCGTGCTGGTGAAGAACGGCCCGGGCACGATGTCGGCCGGCGAACTCGAAAGCCTGTGCCAGCTCGCCGCGCAGCGCCTGTCGCTGCTGTACGCGCCGGCCGCGCCGGAGTTCTTCGACAAGACCCTGTTCCGCGGCTTCATCCAGAAACTGCGCGAACTCAAGCTGGTGTGGCCCGACAGCCAGGGCAAGCTCGCCTTCGACCAGCGCCTGGATACCTGGGCGAAGGACGCGAAGGTGATCCTCGGCCGCGAGCTGCGGCATACGATCGAGAAGATCAGTCCGGAGATGGCGGTCAAGCCGGCGGCGCCGGAGAGCGCGGCCTGA
- a CDS encoding Csu type fimbrial protein: MRPTPSRLFVAVLALAAAAPAFAAVDTTNLNVTITITSICDIHTVATLPVNFGSVSSIATNVDQQGQLTINCTPGTAYTIALDNGQNGTDVNSRKMASGANLVPYQLYRDSARGPGDVWGSTTGVGGNVLAGSGTGAAVNVPVYGRTPSANFPAGTYNDLVVATVTY; encoded by the coding sequence ATGCGTCCTACCCCGAGCCGTCTTTTCGTAGCCGTACTCGCCCTGGCCGCCGCCGCTCCCGCCTTCGCGGCGGTCGACACGACCAATCTCAACGTCACCATCACCATCACCAGCATCTGCGACATCCACACCGTCGCGACGCTGCCGGTCAATTTCGGCTCGGTCTCCTCGATCGCCACCAACGTCGATCAGCAGGGCCAGCTGACCATCAACTGCACCCCGGGCACGGCCTACACCATCGCCCTGGACAACGGCCAGAACGGCACCGACGTCAATAGCCGCAAGATGGCCTCCGGCGCCAATCTGGTGCCGTATCAGCTGTACCGGGACAGTGCGCGCGGTCCTGGCGATGTCTGGGGCAGCACCACCGGCGTCGGCGGCAACGTCCTGGCCGGCAGCGGCACCGGCGCGGCGGTCAACGTGCCCGTCTACGGCCGGACCCCCAGCGCCAACTTTCCCGCTGGTACTTACAATGACCTGGTAGTCGCCACGGTCACTTATTGA
- a CDS encoding fimbrial biogenesis chaperone, translating into MISGRLLQAVRAAAATLALCAALALAPWSAPAEAAGLQVTPTSLTLRASQQADALWLNNTGTTTLRAQVRVFRWLQENGGERFESSQGLAISPPMIELAPGARQLVRVIRLGAPPDSETSYRLIVDELPPPQDPKQSGLQFVLRYSVPVFVAPASDAPIRPELRAQLSFEGERPWLAVANSGGQHAQLADLTFVDAQGSRHPIAPGLLGYALPGQRMRWALQAPADLLRGPGTFKARINGESDEQALALDPPAR; encoded by the coding sequence ATGATCAGCGGCCGGCTCCTTCAGGCAGTCCGCGCCGCCGCGGCAACGCTCGCGCTATGCGCCGCCCTGGCGCTGGCGCCCTGGTCGGCACCGGCCGAGGCGGCCGGGCTGCAGGTCACCCCGACCTCGCTCACGCTGCGCGCCAGCCAGCAGGCCGACGCGCTGTGGCTCAACAACACCGGCACCACGACCCTGCGCGCGCAGGTGCGCGTGTTCCGCTGGCTGCAGGAAAACGGCGGCGAGCGTTTCGAATCCAGCCAGGGGCTGGCGATCAGCCCGCCGATGATCGAACTGGCGCCGGGCGCGCGGCAGCTGGTGCGGGTGATCCGCCTGGGCGCGCCGCCGGACAGCGAAACCAGCTATCGGCTGATCGTCGATGAGCTGCCGCCGCCGCAGGACCCGAAACAAAGCGGTCTGCAGTTCGTGTTGCGTTACTCGGTGCCGGTGTTCGTGGCGCCGGCCTCGGACGCGCCGATCCGGCCCGAGCTGCGCGCGCAGCTGAGTTTCGAAGGCGAGCGCCCGTGGCTGGCGGTCGCCAACAGCGGCGGCCAGCACGCGCAACTGGCCGATCTGACGTTCGTCGATGCGCAGGGAAGCCGTCATCCGATCGCGCCCGGCTTGCTGGGCTATGCCCTGCCCGGCCAGCGCATGCGCTGGGCCTTGCAGGCTCCGGCGGATCTGCTCCGCGGCCCGGGCACGTTCAAGGCGAGGATCAATGGCGAATCCGACGAGCAGGCTCTGGCGCTGGACCCACCGGCTCGCTGA